The Alphaproteobacteria bacterium genome has a window encoding:
- a CDS encoding bifunctional 2-C-methyl-D-erythritol 4-phosphate cytidylyltransferase/2-C-methyl-D-erythritol 2,4-cyclodiphosphate synthase, whose protein sequence is MQRSIAALIVAAGRGQRAGGERPKQYAPLGGGATVLGRALDAFLAAPLVDTVRVVIHPDDAALYRAAAAGRAVAAPVAGGASRQQSVRAGLEALAADPPALVLIHDAARPFVGQATIAQVIGALAVDDGAIAAVPVADTLKQAGADGMVAATRDRAGLWQAQTPQGFRFPAILAAHRAAAGRDLTDDAAVAEAAGIAVRLVPDRRDNFKITTADDLARARLLAGGSGGGVDVRCGHGFDTHRLIEDAARPLMLCGVAVPGALALAGHSDADVGLHALTDALLGAAGRGDIGQHFPPSDPRWQGAPSATFLRHAADIARAEGFAIAHADVTVICERPKVGPHRDAMRAAIAALLAIAPERVSVKATTTERLGYTGRGEGIAALASATLVRGPQD, encoded by the coding sequence ATGCAGCGGAGCATCGCGGCGCTGATCGTGGCGGCGGGGCGCGGCCAGCGCGCCGGCGGCGAACGGCCGAAGCAATATGCGCCGCTGGGCGGCGGCGCCACGGTGCTCGGCCGCGCGCTCGACGCCTTCCTGGCGGCGCCGCTGGTCGACACGGTCCGGGTGGTGATCCACCCCGACGACGCGGCGCTCTATCGCGCGGCCGCCGCCGGGCGGGCCGTCGCCGCACCGGTTGCCGGCGGCGCCAGCCGCCAGCAGTCGGTTCGGGCCGGGCTGGAGGCGTTGGCCGCCGACCCGCCGGCGCTGGTGCTGATCCACGACGCCGCACGCCCGTTCGTCGGCCAGGCCACGATCGCCCAGGTGATCGGCGCGCTTGCCGTCGACGACGGCGCGATCGCCGCCGTGCCGGTGGCGGACACACTGAAGCAGGCCGGCGCCGACGGCATGGTCGCCGCCACCCGCGACCGGGCCGGGCTGTGGCAGGCGCAGACACCGCAGGGCTTCCGCTTTCCGGCAATCCTGGCCGCGCACCGCGCCGCCGCCGGCCGCGACCTGACCGACGACGCCGCTGTCGCCGAGGCGGCCGGGATCGCGGTGCGGCTGGTGCCCGACCGGCGCGACAACTTCAAGATCACCACGGCGGACGACCTCGCCCGTGCACGGCTGCTCGCCGGCGGCAGCGGCGGCGGCGTCGACGTCCGCTGCGGCCACGGCTTCGACACCCACCGGCTGATCGAGGATGCCGCGCGCCCGCTGATGCTGTGCGGCGTCGCGGTGCCCGGCGCGCTCGCGCTCGCCGGCCACTCCGACGCCGATGTCGGCCTGCACGCACTGACCGACGCGCTGCTCGGCGCGGCCGGCCGGGGCGACATTGGCCAGCACTTTCCGCCCTCCGACCCGCGCTGGCAGGGCGCACCCTCCGCGACCTTTCTGCGCCACGCGGCCGACATTGCCCGTGCCGAGGGCTTTGCCATCGCCCATGCCGACGTCACCGTGATCTGCGAGCGCCCGAAGGTCGGCCCGCATCGCGACGCGATGCGCGCGGCGATCGCCGCCCTGCTCGCCATCGCGCCGGAGCGGGTGTCGGTCAAGGCGACGACGACCGAGCGGCTGGGCTACACCGGCCGCGGCGAGGGCATCGCCGCGCTCGCCTCCGCCACCCTGGTCCGCGGCCCGCAAGACTGA